In Maylandia zebra isolate NMK-2024a linkage group LG12, Mzebra_GT3a, whole genome shotgun sequence, a single genomic region encodes these proteins:
- the atxn2 gene encoding ataxin-2 isoform X11, producing MSMKAGGNRSKPGGGSTAGAAAASGAGGSGGGRQNLGRGRHSGKGPAAVIFNGVYANMRMVHVLTSVVGTKCELKVKNGAIYEGVFKTYGPECDLVLDAAHRKSTEPSTGPRKEDIVESIIFKASDVVVVNFKDVDLNFARKDNFTDAAVTGRINGEHKEKDLEPWDGGETHNSDSLESLDTDVSNGWDPNDMFKYNEEKYGVLSTYDSSLSTYTVPLERDNSEEFLKREARAAQLAEEIEASATYKARVALENDERTDEEKFTAVVRGERETHTLGRENKYIPPGQRNREAMSWGPGRQNSPRLGQSSAGPPTPRPGPHDYSPSSGSDQRVVNGGSSHWPSPCPSPSSRPPSRYQSGPSSLPHRATTPTRPPSRPPSRPSRPSSHSSHLSYPSSSSSLSHHGPTSPASALAKRMSSEGPPRMSPKSQRTPRAHRVPPCRTSGVPQGVDLISHNPPGESIVTPQTRSSSSSGGTWSSVVSGAHRPRSPRQNSMGGASAGSSSLPSPQTGTAPVETVTTPTSASSPTAASPAPSIVTSSSGDAKECRAQETRQTSPTNKENIKPLESSPSFTRQVCKGPPSIPSDHRKQIDNLKKFSVDFRLQSSSNPDPPCEPVMTKSARDPADKPKDLPLDKASTVGREATEDGVVVIAAGTPSGTHAPPTTTTSTSKPGSPAAMSQSPSATDQKRPGLDVTSQGVQTTATSTFSGPKHEEKEEKKEAVQDQVRKSTLNPNANEFKPRFNTQPKPANTPTPPRPQGQPSPSIVVQQPPTVYGQTVCFPQMYPLTPVSPGVQKSIIWKSPMYQVQMPMTVSQSKPYRPVPNMPQQRSDQHHPPGTPTMMHPATAAGPPIVAPSPAYSAQYFTCSPQQFTSQQLVQQMPHYQSQAQHVFSPVMQGSARMMAPPTHGQPSLVSSSTTQYPEQTHTMYVSPGPMPQQYPHPSATLHPHPQHPQPSATPTGQAQQGGPQHGGPPSHPAASPVQHPQHPQAAAAAAAAAAQALHLANQPPQQQMYSALAPTPPSMTPGPNPQSPQASFPSAQQAVYIHPQQVQHGYNPNHMAHVQQAHMQSGIVPSHHPAPTHPPMMLMATQGPPAGPQPPMPQTALNPIPVSSTTHFSYLAHPQVQPHHQQQL from the exons ATGTCAATGAAGGCCGGTGGAAATCGCAGCAAGCCCGGCGGTGGTAGCACCGCCGGTGCCGCCGCCGCCTCCGGTGCCGGAGGAAGCGGCGGGGGAAGACAGAATCTGGGCAG GGGGAGACACAGTGGCAAAGGTCCAGCAGCA GTCATTTTCAATGGTGTATATGCAAATATGAGGATGGTCCATGTCTTGACTTCAGTGGTG GGGACCAAGTGTGAGCTTAAAGTGAAAAATGGAGCCATCTATGAGGGAGTATTTAAGACCTATGGCCCAGAG TGTGACCTGGTGTTGGATGCAGCCCACCGAAAGAGTACAGAACCGAGCACAGGGCCCAGGAAAGAAGATATTGTAGAGAGCATCATTTTCAAGGCTTCTGATGTCGTAGTTGTGAACTTTAAAGATGTGGATCTAAATTTCGCCAGGAAAG ACAACTTCACAGATGCAGCAGTGACTGGCCGGATCAATGGCGAGCATAAAGAAAAAGATCTTGAGCCCTGGGATGGAGGAGAGACCCACAACTCTGATAGCCTCGAGTCTCTGGATACTGATGTG TCTAATGGGTGGGATCCCAATGACATGTTCAAGTACAATGAGGAGAAATATGGAGTCTTGTCCACATATGACAGCAGCCTGTCCACATATAC GGTACCTTTAGAGAGGGACAACTCAGAAGAGTTCTTGAAGAGGGAGGCGCGTGCTGCCCAGCTGGCAGAGGAGATCGAGGCTAGTGCCACGTACAAGGCCCGCGTTGCTCTGGAGAATGATGAACGGACTGACGAGGAGAAATTCACTGCTGTTGTGCGAGGGGAAAGGGAGACTCACACACTTGGCAG AGAGAACAAGTACATTCCTCCTGGTCAGAGAAACAGGGAGGCAATGTCATGGGGGCCAGGGCGTCAGAATTCACCTCGTCTTGGTCAGAGCTCAGCTGGACCCCCCACTCCTCGACCAGGACCCCACGACTACAGTCCCAGTTCTGGATCCGACCAGAGGGTGGTTAATGGAG GTTCATCCCATTGGCCCTCACCCTGTCCATCTCCTTCCTCCCGTCCCCCTTCTCGTTACCAGTCCGGTCCCTCCTCCCTGCCTCATCGGGCAACCACGCCCACCAGGCCACCTTCCAGGCCCCCCTCTCGACCTTCCAGACCTTCCTCTCATTCATCCCACCTCTCTTAtccctcctcttcatcctccctTTCCCACCATGGGCCCACATCGCCAGCCTCCGCTCTGGCCAAACGCATGTCTTCAGAAG GTCCACCAAGGATGTCTCCAAAATCTCAGCGGACGCCTCGTGCTCACAGAGTGCCACCCTGTCGGACCAGTGGAGTACCCCAAGGAGTGGACTTAATTTCCCATAATCCCCCTGGAGAGTCCATAGTGACTCCACAAACCAGGAGCAGCTCTTCCTCTGGAGGGACATGGTCCTCAGTGGTTAGCGGAG CTCACAGACCTCGCTCCCCCCGACAGAATAGTATGGGTGGAGCTTCAGCTGGCTCCTCTTCCCTCCCATCACCTCAGACAGGTACAGCTCCTGTGGAAACTGTTACTACTCCAACATCAGCTTCCTCTCCTACTGCAGCTAGCCCTGCCCCCAGCATAGTCACTTCTTCATCAGGAGATG CAAAAGAATGTCGTGCCCAGGAGACTAGACAAACATCTCCTACAAACAAGGAGAACATCAAGCCTTTGGAAAGTTCACCTAGTTTTACAAGACAAGTTTGTAAAG GACCGCCTTCTATACCATCAgaccacagaaaacaaatagaTAATTTAAAGAAATTTAGTGTAGATTTTAGG TTGCAGTCTAGTTCCAACCCAGACCCTCCCTGTGAACCAGTGATGACCAAGTCTGCTAGAGACCCTGCAGACAAACCTAAAGATCTTCCCCTGGACAAAGCCTCCACAGTGGGGAGGGAGGCCACTGAAGATGGTGTTGTAGTAATTGCTGCTGGCACACCTAGTGGTACCCATGCTCCACCGACTACCACCACAAGCACCAGTAAGCCTGGCAGCCCCGCTGCAATGTCTCAGTCTCCCTCTGCTACTGACCAGAAGAGGCCAGGGCTTGATGTGACGTCACAGGGAGTTCAGACGACGGCCACCTCAACGTTCAGCGGACCCAAGCatgaagagaaggaggagaaaaaagaagcagTGCAGGA TCAAGTGAGAAAATCAACCCTGAACCCAAATGCTAATGAGTTCAAACCCAGGTTTAATACACAG CCCAAACCAGCCAACACCCCAACGCCTCCCCGGCCTCAAGGCCAGCCCAGCCCCTCCATCGTGGTCCAGCAACCTCCAACTGTTTATGGCCAGACAGTCTGTTTCCCCCAGATGTATCCGCTGACGCCAGTCAGCCCTGGAGTTCAG AAAAGCATAATATGGAAG TCTCCCATGTACCAGGTTCAGATGCCTATGACAGTGAGCCAATCTAAACCCTACAGACCAG TACCCAACATGCCCCAGCAGAGGTCAGACCAGCACCATCCGCCAGGCACACCCACCATGATGCACCCAGCCACAGCAGCAGGGCCACCGATTGTAGCACCGAGCCCGGCTTACTCAGCGCAGTACTTCACCTGCAGCCCACAGCAGTTCACCAGTCAGCAGCTCGTCCAGCAGATGCCTCACTACCAGTCACAG GCACAGCATGTGTTCAGTCCAGTGATGCAGGGCAGTGCCAGGATGATGGCGCCTCCCACGCATGGCCAGCCCAGTCTCGTCTCTTCCTCTACTACACAGTACCCAGAGCAGACACACACCATGTATG TGTCTCCAGGGCCAATGCCTCAGCAGTACCCCCACCCTAGTGCCACCTTGCACCCTCACCCGCAGCACCCTCAGCCCTCTGCCACGCCTACAGGCCAGGCACAGCAGGGTGGACCACAACATGGAGGCCCTCCTAGCCATCCAGCTGCCAGCCCAGTCCAGCACCCACAGCACCCACAGGCAGCAGCAG cagcagcagcagcagcagcccagGCCCTCCACCTGGCTAACCAGCCTCCACAGCAGCAGATGTATTCGGCCTTGGCACCCACGCCACCTTCGATGACCCCAGGGCCAAACCCTCAGTCCCCACAGGCATCTTTCCCTTCTGCTCAGCAGGCTGTGTATATCCACCCACAGCAGGTCCAGCATGGCTACAACCCCAACCACATGGCGCACGTGCAGCAG GCCCATATGCAGTCTGGTATTGTGCCATCCCACCACCCGGCACCCACCCATCCCCCAATGATGCTCATGGCTACCCAGGGTCCTCCAGCTGGTCCACAGCCACCTATGCCCCAGACTGCCCTTAACCCCATCCCTGTTTCCTCAACCACACATTTCTCCTACCTGGCACATCCACaag
- the atxn2 gene encoding ataxin-2 isoform X8, producing the protein MSMKAGGNRSKPGGGSTAGAAAASGAGGSGGGRQNLGRGRHSGKGPAAVIFNGVYANMRMVHVLTSVVGTKCELKVKNGAIYEGVFKTYGPECDLVLDAAHRKSTEPSTGPRKEDIVESIIFKASDVVVVNFKDVDLNFARKVSSDTDNFTDAAVTGRINGEHKEKDLEPWDGGETHNSDSLESLDTDVSNGWDPNDMFKYNEEKYGVLSTYDSSLSTYTVPLERDNSEEFLKREARAAQLAEEIEASATYKARVALENDERTDEEKFTAVVRGERETHTLGRENKYIPPGQRNREAMSWGPGRQNSPRLGQSSAGPPTPRPGPHDYSPSSGSDQRVVNGGSSHWPSPCPSPSSRPPSRYQSGPSSLPHRATTPTRPPSRPPSRPSRPSSHSSHLSYPSSSSSLSHHGPTSPASALAKRMSSEGPPRMSPKSQRTPRAHRVPPCRTSGVPQGVDLISHNPPGESIVTPQTRSSSSSGGTWSSVVSGAHRPRSPRQNSMGGASAGSSSLPSPQTGTAPVETVTTPTSASSPTAASPAPSIVTSSSGDAKECRAQETRQTSPTNKENIKPLESSPSFTRQVCKGPPSIPSDHRKQIDNLKKFSVDFRLQSSSNPDPPCEPVMTKSARDPADKPKDLPLDKASTVGREATEDGVVVIAAGTPSGTHAPPTTTTSTSKPGSPAAMSQSPSATDQKRPGLDVTSQGVQTTATSTFSGPKHEEKEEKKEAVQDQVRKSTLNPNANEFKPRFNTQPKPANTPTPPRPQGQPSPSIVVQQPPTVYGQTVCFPQMYPLTPVSPGVQKSIIWKSPMYQVQMPMTVSQSKPYRPGKVPNMPQQRSDQHHPPGTPTMMHPATAAGPPIVAPSPAYSAQYFTCSPQQFTSQQLVQQMPHYQSQAQHVFSPVMQGSARMMAPPTHGQPSLVSSSTTQYPEQTHTMYVSPGPMPQQYPHPSATLHPHPQHPQPSATPTGQAQQGGPQHGGPPSHPAASPVQHPQHPQAAAAAAAAAAQALHLANQPPQQQMYSALAPTPPSMTPGPNPQSPQASFPSAQQAVYIHPQQVQHGYNPNHMAHVQQAHMQSGIVPSHHPAPTHPPMMLMATQGPPAGPQPPMPQTALNPIPVSSTTHFSYLAHPQVQPHHQQQL; encoded by the exons ATGTCAATGAAGGCCGGTGGAAATCGCAGCAAGCCCGGCGGTGGTAGCACCGCCGGTGCCGCCGCCGCCTCCGGTGCCGGAGGAAGCGGCGGGGGAAGACAGAATCTGGGCAG GGGGAGACACAGTGGCAAAGGTCCAGCAGCA GTCATTTTCAATGGTGTATATGCAAATATGAGGATGGTCCATGTCTTGACTTCAGTGGTG GGGACCAAGTGTGAGCTTAAAGTGAAAAATGGAGCCATCTATGAGGGAGTATTTAAGACCTATGGCCCAGAG TGTGACCTGGTGTTGGATGCAGCCCACCGAAAGAGTACAGAACCGAGCACAGGGCCCAGGAAAGAAGATATTGTAGAGAGCATCATTTTCAAGGCTTCTGATGTCGTAGTTGTGAACTTTAAAGATGTGGATCTAAATTTCGCCAGGAAAG TCTCCTCAGACACAG ACAACTTCACAGATGCAGCAGTGACTGGCCGGATCAATGGCGAGCATAAAGAAAAAGATCTTGAGCCCTGGGATGGAGGAGAGACCCACAACTCTGATAGCCTCGAGTCTCTGGATACTGATGTG TCTAATGGGTGGGATCCCAATGACATGTTCAAGTACAATGAGGAGAAATATGGAGTCTTGTCCACATATGACAGCAGCCTGTCCACATATAC GGTACCTTTAGAGAGGGACAACTCAGAAGAGTTCTTGAAGAGGGAGGCGCGTGCTGCCCAGCTGGCAGAGGAGATCGAGGCTAGTGCCACGTACAAGGCCCGCGTTGCTCTGGAGAATGATGAACGGACTGACGAGGAGAAATTCACTGCTGTTGTGCGAGGGGAAAGGGAGACTCACACACTTGGCAG AGAGAACAAGTACATTCCTCCTGGTCAGAGAAACAGGGAGGCAATGTCATGGGGGCCAGGGCGTCAGAATTCACCTCGTCTTGGTCAGAGCTCAGCTGGACCCCCCACTCCTCGACCAGGACCCCACGACTACAGTCCCAGTTCTGGATCCGACCAGAGGGTGGTTAATGGAG GTTCATCCCATTGGCCCTCACCCTGTCCATCTCCTTCCTCCCGTCCCCCTTCTCGTTACCAGTCCGGTCCCTCCTCCCTGCCTCATCGGGCAACCACGCCCACCAGGCCACCTTCCAGGCCCCCCTCTCGACCTTCCAGACCTTCCTCTCATTCATCCCACCTCTCTTAtccctcctcttcatcctccctTTCCCACCATGGGCCCACATCGCCAGCCTCCGCTCTGGCCAAACGCATGTCTTCAGAAG GTCCACCAAGGATGTCTCCAAAATCTCAGCGGACGCCTCGTGCTCACAGAGTGCCACCCTGTCGGACCAGTGGAGTACCCCAAGGAGTGGACTTAATTTCCCATAATCCCCCTGGAGAGTCCATAGTGACTCCACAAACCAGGAGCAGCTCTTCCTCTGGAGGGACATGGTCCTCAGTGGTTAGCGGAG CTCACAGACCTCGCTCCCCCCGACAGAATAGTATGGGTGGAGCTTCAGCTGGCTCCTCTTCCCTCCCATCACCTCAGACAGGTACAGCTCCTGTGGAAACTGTTACTACTCCAACATCAGCTTCCTCTCCTACTGCAGCTAGCCCTGCCCCCAGCATAGTCACTTCTTCATCAGGAGATG CAAAAGAATGTCGTGCCCAGGAGACTAGACAAACATCTCCTACAAACAAGGAGAACATCAAGCCTTTGGAAAGTTCACCTAGTTTTACAAGACAAGTTTGTAAAG GACCGCCTTCTATACCATCAgaccacagaaaacaaatagaTAATTTAAAGAAATTTAGTGTAGATTTTAGG TTGCAGTCTAGTTCCAACCCAGACCCTCCCTGTGAACCAGTGATGACCAAGTCTGCTAGAGACCCTGCAGACAAACCTAAAGATCTTCCCCTGGACAAAGCCTCCACAGTGGGGAGGGAGGCCACTGAAGATGGTGTTGTAGTAATTGCTGCTGGCACACCTAGTGGTACCCATGCTCCACCGACTACCACCACAAGCACCAGTAAGCCTGGCAGCCCCGCTGCAATGTCTCAGTCTCCCTCTGCTACTGACCAGAAGAGGCCAGGGCTTGATGTGACGTCACAGGGAGTTCAGACGACGGCCACCTCAACGTTCAGCGGACCCAAGCatgaagagaaggaggagaaaaaagaagcagTGCAGGA TCAAGTGAGAAAATCAACCCTGAACCCAAATGCTAATGAGTTCAAACCCAGGTTTAATACACAG CCCAAACCAGCCAACACCCCAACGCCTCCCCGGCCTCAAGGCCAGCCCAGCCCCTCCATCGTGGTCCAGCAACCTCCAACTGTTTATGGCCAGACAGTCTGTTTCCCCCAGATGTATCCGCTGACGCCAGTCAGCCCTGGAGTTCAG AAAAGCATAATATGGAAG TCTCCCATGTACCAGGTTCAGATGCCTATGACAGTGAGCCAATCTAAACCCTACAGACCAGGTAAAG TACCCAACATGCCCCAGCAGAGGTCAGACCAGCACCATCCGCCAGGCACACCCACCATGATGCACCCAGCCACAGCAGCAGGGCCACCGATTGTAGCACCGAGCCCGGCTTACTCAGCGCAGTACTTCACCTGCAGCCCACAGCAGTTCACCAGTCAGCAGCTCGTCCAGCAGATGCCTCACTACCAGTCACAG GCACAGCATGTGTTCAGTCCAGTGATGCAGGGCAGTGCCAGGATGATGGCGCCTCCCACGCATGGCCAGCCCAGTCTCGTCTCTTCCTCTACTACACAGTACCCAGAGCAGACACACACCATGTATG TGTCTCCAGGGCCAATGCCTCAGCAGTACCCCCACCCTAGTGCCACCTTGCACCCTCACCCGCAGCACCCTCAGCCCTCTGCCACGCCTACAGGCCAGGCACAGCAGGGTGGACCACAACATGGAGGCCCTCCTAGCCATCCAGCTGCCAGCCCAGTCCAGCACCCACAGCACCCACAGGCAGCAGCAG cagcagcagcagcagcagcccagGCCCTCCACCTGGCTAACCAGCCTCCACAGCAGCAGATGTATTCGGCCTTGGCACCCACGCCACCTTCGATGACCCCAGGGCCAAACCCTCAGTCCCCACAGGCATCTTTCCCTTCTGCTCAGCAGGCTGTGTATATCCACCCACAGCAGGTCCAGCATGGCTACAACCCCAACCACATGGCGCACGTGCAGCAG GCCCATATGCAGTCTGGTATTGTGCCATCCCACCACCCGGCACCCACCCATCCCCCAATGATGCTCATGGCTACCCAGGGTCCTCCAGCTGGTCCACAGCCACCTATGCCCCAGACTGCCCTTAACCCCATCCCTGTTTCCTCAACCACACATTTCTCCTACCTGGCACATCCACaag